The Phaseolus vulgaris cultivar G19833 chromosome 10, P. vulgaris v2.0, whole genome shotgun sequence DNA window TCatggaactcgcaccacgaGTCTTTACAAGGTCCTAGcaccttgtcagacttcactggcggcctcaacctgtcagctatgttgggcacaacaatAAGATCCTTAAGCTTCATCACGAAATTGTGCCTTAACGGCCTATTTCCTTTCCTCACCTGCTTGTCCCCCTCTgttgccccccttgcctgaggcCTCCTTGCCTCGTATGGACGCTTCCTGTCTTggttcttccttcccgtcgtggtctcgttgaccctggcGGGTTGTGCACGCGACTGCGCTCTTGGGCGTGCAGGTGCGACACTTGTGCACTTCTCGCACACCTCACCTTCAAAGGCGAAGTGTTCTATCGCGCGACACCTTATCTCAGCAAAGGTTTTGGGGCGGCTTCGTATGATCGATGCACAGAAGGGTCCAGGGCACATTCCTTTCCTGAACGTGTagacgatcataggctcctctgtggtgccaaccttcaccacctgctttccaaagcgattgatgtattccttgagggtctccccctgatactgctttacATCGAACAGGTCATACGAGACCGGCGATGGAGCCCTGTTTGCTAGATACTGCTCCCTGAACAGCTGTGAGAGTTGTGcaaaggaggtgatatggccattCGGAAGGCTAAtaaaccagtccatggccatcccagtcaaagtgctcatgaagagcttgcactttaCAGtgtcggagccgcctaccagcatcattTGCGTGTGGAACACAGTGAGATGTATTTCAGGGTCttccatccctgtgaaggttacctTGGGCCCCACGACTGTGTTGGGGATCACCGTCTCCAGAATCGGCTGCGAGAACGGCGTAGataactcccttggtggggtggAACCCTCGGGCTCATCCCCGTCGCGTAGCCCTGAGTTGTTGCGCCACCCACGACGCAACTCTTCATTCATGCGACAGAGCTCCTCATTTCTCGTCTGAGACGccgcgagatccgcctgcatgcgctcttgctcagCCTTCGATGCTGTCATCGCCTCTTGCAATCCCTGCATCATACCCATGACCTGCTGTatggtcatctcttcgctcTTAGCGCGCGTTGAACCTTACCTCGTGGACCTCATCATCTGCGGTTTCTGGAACTTCTTCTAGCTGTCGTGCAACTCCAAGGGATAAAGAAAACGTTGGGAACTCAAACTCAAACGAACACGATCAAACAGTGAACTGAACCGAAGGCAATCGGTGAGAATGCACCACTTTCACAACGATCAGTGGCTCTTGGTAAAATCTCGAAGGAACTGAATCGGAAACTGCAACTGGAAAACTGGTCACTTGCGGTGGGACTAATGTTTTATATCAagccccacagtgggcgccaaatgttcccgccggttgaccagattgTGCTTCGTGCGTAGCTAAAACCCGCGTATCAAGGACTCCTTCGTCTTTGTTCCAAATCTCCTCCCTGTGCcaccgtgagtacctgaaacagagagaacaaaggggGGCGCCCtcgtggccgtttgcactccgacaatcaagtcagctagcgagaaacatcaaagaacACACCTTCGTATCtgagcaccgtgaatggatgcTCTAAAGGTGGTCAAATAACTGAGTAACTGATTTCTCTCTAATTGCCTGTGCGTACAATGGGTtcgcgagcaagcaactagagtgtgtgtgtgtaaaactaAATCTCGATCCCCGTCCCAAATGTCTAAAGCCCCTTTTAAACGTCTAAAGCATTCAAAGCACCTTAAAGTgaattcaaagcgccttaaagtgcatttaaagcgtcttaaagcgcatttaaggcgTTTAAAAACGTTTAACGCATTTAAAacgttcaaagcatttaaagcgtttaaagtgatttaaagcatttgaaatgtaaactgaataaaaatgtaccttagcaaactttcagggaaacttatataccttgatgtttcaatgcttactgccacgtgttcttctgacttgattgttattctacgtggagggccttacaacgccgtaacccaacttagggatattccatcgtgtaagtcctccttctTCAAAGTGCATCtagcgcaaggggtgactttctgggtgccaactcatgcgccccaacctctagtcactcgccctgggagtgtatctaccttcctctcgtaccacgcacatggttcgcccctgGGCGTGGTCCTCTCAGGGGTCGTATCGGTCACATGGGTCTCTCAGAGgcggcgtgggtacttcacaagtcaggttaCGCCTCACTTGTACTGcgaatatggccttgaagccacctttctcttctctttattactgttctgaggtattGAGGCCTCTCGTGGTGTCgtcccctccacggtcttt harbors:
- the LOC137817007 gene encoding uncharacterized protein; its protein translation is MTIQQVMGMMQGLQEAMTASKAEQERMQADLAASQTRNEELCRMNEELRRGWRNNSGLRDGDEPEGSTPPRELSTPFSQPILETVIPNTVVGPKVTFTGMEDPEIHLTVFHTQMMLVGGSDTVKCKLFMSTLTGMAMDWFISLPNGHITSFAQLSQLFREQYLANRAPSPVSYDLFDVKQYQGETLKEYINRFGKQVVKVGTTEEPMIVYTFRKGMCPGPFCASIIRSRPKTFAEIRCRAIEHFAFEGEVCEKCTSVAPARPRAQSRAQPARVNETTTGRKNQDRKRPYEARRPQARGATEGDKQVRKGNRPLRHNFVMKLKDLIVVPNIADRLRPPVKSDKDYLDGPATRAALTVPEEDQAHEMPIHGEVHTISGGFSGRGPIAFQCKRYVRAVNSVAEEGLDDQWESDLVFTRADLRDVVPHDNDLVVISVVTVGRKVHRVLVDQGSSADVMVWSTFNKLQLSPDLLRPYTGCLYEFTGDQVEVRGYLELRTTFTDGMASRTESIRYLVVNTNSAYNILLGRPALNRLRAVASTRHMKMKLSDLSGKVIVIKSDQEETRKCYENSLKTKRGVFMVLGRSPVSDTSKEVEPLQEETSAKSTPGEASHAEVTPKEDAPLEEA